The genome window TAAAGCGTGTTTGGATATGGGTATTTATCGGTGTTGGACTAGGAGCTGCATTACATGGGTTTGTACCGGATGCATGGTTTGAGGCTAATTTGGGGCATGGGGAATGGTGGTCTGTTCCAATAGCCGTGTTAGCTGGGGTTCCACTTTATTCAAATGCTACAGGTGTTATTCCTGTGATGGAAAGTCTAATTACAAAAGGTTTGCCTATTGGGACAACGCTCGCGTTTTGTATGAGTACGGTAGCTGCGAGTTTTCCAGAATTTATCTTGTTAAAGCAAGTCATGACTTGGAAGCTCTTAATCATTATTTTCTTTTTGCTGCTTGTTTCCTTTTCGGTGATGGGCTGGATGCTAAACCTTTTTTATCTTGTGTAGGCAGGTCATTGGAGTGTGTATGAAACAGATCAAAATATTAGGAACGGGTTGTGCTAAATGCATTAAAACAGCAGAGATTATTCAAACAGTGGCAGACAGCTCTAATGTCTCGGTCGAAATAGCTAAAGAGACAAGCCCAGAAGTGATTATGAGTTATGGTGTAATGAGTACACCTGCTGTAGTGATTGATGAGCAGCTGATGCACTCAGGTTCTATACCTAGCCAGAGCATGATACGGGAGTGGTTGCTAAGTTAACAAAACTGCAAATGTCGGTTGTTTTCAAAAGCGATAGCCTGTCACTCTACAGGCGGGCTATATCTATTTACTGAACAGTCCTCCTACTTTTTCCTGTTTCATTCCTCTTTCTGGTCAAGTCCATTTTGTGATAGTAATGGCTTGTTAATTGCTTGCAATTAAGCAGTTACATCCAAAGCTGGTTGCAAAGTTACGTTTCTCGTCAATCAATATGAGTCATAGAGTATGAGAAAATCATGAAACATCTAAACATGAGGGCTCTAGAGTTTATTAATGCCATTGATCGATATGGTTCATTAAGGAAAGCTGCTCTTAAATTGAATGTTGATCCCTCGGCAGTGAGTAGATCTATATCGGCTTTAGAGGATTCACTAGAAACTAAAATTTTGGTTCGCAAAGGTAACGCAAGTCACATTACCTCTTCAGGCCGTGAGCTCATAACCTATTTCAGAAAAGTCCAAGCTTTCGAGTCCCAGACGATTTCTAACATTAAAGATTTGACTGAATTACGATCGGGAGAGGTAAAAATTGCAATTGGTGAAGGTTTTATTACGGACTTAATTTCTTCATCCTTGCAAAGCTTTCTCGTTAAGTACCCAGGCATCCAATTGGGTGTTGATATGGCGGGTGCGAAAGAGGCTATACAGCTCTTAGAAGACGATAGAATCGATTTTGCCGTGACATATGCTTCACAAAGCCATCCCGGACTAGAGTGCTTGCTTGAAACACTCCATCCGCTAGATATTATTGCGCCGGCTAACCATCCGTTGACTCAGCTAAACCGACCTATTGATGTAAGAGAAGTTATCCATCATTCCTTGGCCTTAATAGACCATTCTACGGGCATGGGAAGGCTAGTGAGCCTTGCAGAGGAGGAGGGAGGATTTGTTCTCTCACCACGCTTAAAGACTAACTCCGTCGCTGTTTTAAAAAATTTTGTTGTTTCAGGTTCGGGCATTAGTTTTATGCCCAGGTTAACGGTTAAGTCAGAAGTGGATGCCGGTCTAATCTCAATTGTTGAAACCACTCATCCGGTCTTATCAAGGGCAAAAGTTCGTGTTTTAAGCCAGAAAGGTAGGCAGCTTACCCCCGCGGCTCAGGAGCTTTTTAACCATTTGTTAAGTTCAACACGTTTCTTAAAAATCGATGTGAAGTGACAGTGTTGTTTATAAAACAACACTTAGTATATTGAACTGTCAACAATGCAACGATTACTCTCGTATGAGAACTAATTATTACTAAAACAAGTGGAGCAATATATGTTAGACAAGATCAAAACATTAGGATGTAAAACTTTACTGACTGTTTGTATATCAATGAGTGCAGGTTCTGCCTTAGCTCAAACGATTAACTTGAGCTATAACGGCGCCGCTGATATCGAAAAAAATGCCGTACACCTGTTTGCCAGCAATGTTAAAAAATTAGTGGAAGAAAAAACTAACGGTGAACTAGAAATCAAACTTTACCCTAACAGTATGCTGGGTGAAGAAGAGGAGCGAATGGAGCAGGTAATGAGCACGCCTAGTTTGAATGTTGCTTCATTTGCTGGTGTGTCACCACTTTTCCCTGAAATTTACGCAAGTGCAACCCCATTCTTGTTCAGCGACTTTGCTGCTGCCCATAAGTTTTTTGATGAAGGCGAATACTGGAAAGCGGCACAGGATGAGTTCTTAAAAAGAACTGGCACACACTTGATGGCTGTTGTCGAAGAGGGAGGTTTCTTAGCTTTTACTAATAACAAACGTCCTATTCATTCGCCAAGTGATTTTGAAGGCCTTCGTTTTAGAGCAATGGATCCAAGCCAAGTAGCCTTGTACGAATCTTTTGGGGCATCAGGCACGCCTATTCCATGGACAGAAGTGTATATGGCTCTAAAAACAGGTGTAGCTGATGGTCAAATGAACCCTCCAATGTACATCATATTGGGAAGTTTAAACGAGGTTCAAAAATACCTAACGTTGGCGAATATTCAGTATTCCGATCAGTTTTTGGTCGCTAATGATGAGCTAATTAAAAGTCTTTCAGATGAGGAGCGTGCGGTGCTTGAAGAGGCCGTTCGTGAGGCAACTCTGATCAATCGAGAATCAGTAGAGAAACAAGTTGATACTCGCATTGATTACCTTGCTAAAAATGGTATGGAAGTTTATCAGCCAACCGCAGAGGAGTTAGCTCAGTTCAAGGACATTGGCTTACCGTCTTATCTTGAGTGGTTGTCCGAGCAAGACATTGATCAAAAATGGATTGATTTAGCTCTGGATGATGTTAAGTAATCCCGCTTTATTGTAATTGATAGATGGGTACCAAGCGCTTTAACAAGCGCTTGGTTGACGGTAAAAAAAATGAATAGAAAAATTACTGCACGTGTTGCCCGTTATTTCCACTTTTTATCTTGTATAGCACTTTCATTAAATATTACAGTTTTACTTTATGGTGTTATATCGCGCTACTTATTAAATGGCGCACCTATATGGTCTGATGAATTAGCCCGTTTTATGATTATCGGAACTGTTATGTTAACTATGAGTTATGTCTACATAGTCGATTCTCACATGCGTGTTACTATTTTAGATCAATACTTACCAACTAAGATTAATTTAATTATTAGAATTTACAGATGGGTTGTTGTTTTATTAGTTAGTCTTTTATTTTTTTATGGCAGTTATCACTATTCAATATCCCTTAATCGATTTAGTACATTAGGCTTGGGCGTAAGTAAAATGATACCTCTTCTAGCACTTCCAATTGGCTTTGGTACATTGTTTTTGGTCGCGCTTTTTCGCGGACCTTTTTATGAGGATGAAACATGTTAACTGCTATGCTAATTGTTTTCGTTGTTAATGTTTTATTAGGGTTGCCTCTTTTTATAAGTTTATTAATTACGTCTGTTGCTGGTTTTTTATTTATTGATCCCAGTATGATGTTTCGTATGCTGCCTCAACAGTTTTTTGGCGGGATAAACTCATTCTCCTTAATGGCTATTCCATTATTTATCTTATCGGGTAATTTAATGAATGCCGCAGGTTTAACTCCTAAATTAATTGACTTTGCAAAATCGCTTGTGGGTCATCTAAGAGGCGGTCTTGGCTATGTTAACGTTGTATCGAGTGTCTTTTTTGCAGGTGTGAATGGCTCGGCAGTGGCGGACACTTCTGCACTGGGGTCTTTGCTAGTACCTGCTATGAAAAAAGATGGCTATTCGGCATCTTATGCAGCGGGTTTAACCGCTGGTAGCTCTCTAATAGGCCCTATTATACCTCCTAGTATTTTCATGATTTTGTATTCATCAATAACGAATACATCGGTAGGGGATTTATTTCTAGCCGGTGTTATCCCTGGTTTGTTGTTGGGTGTCGCTTTTTTGATCATTAATTATTGTTATGCTCGTAAAGCAAATATTGCTGTATCAGCTGGAAAGCCGACGATTAAGAGCGTCTTTAAAGCAATGGTTGTTGCAATACCTGCATTACTCGCGCCGATTATTATTGTAGCCAGTATTGTTTTTGGATTTGTTACACCAACGGAGTCGGGTGTTCTGATTGTTATTTATAGTCTTTTTGTTGGCCTTCTGAGTGGAAATTTATCGCTAAAAGGAGCCTATAAAGCGGTAAAAGAAACGGCCGTTCTTACGTGTGCTATTTTCGTTATTATAGGAGCTTCTTCTGTAGTCAGTTGGCAGCTAGCATATGCTCAAGTGCCCAACGAATTTGCTAGTATGTTGGATCCTTTCATAGATAATTCAGTTGCGATATTGCTATTTATTAGCCTTATTACTTTTATTACAGGAATGTTAATGGAAGAGGTTTCAGCACTTATGTTGCTTACGCCTGTTTTTGCTCCTGTAGCCCTGCATGCGGGTGTTGATCCTGTGCACCTGGGCATTATTATTACGATGAACATCACAATTGCTTTAATAACCCCACCAATGGGTGCATGCGTATATGTCGCAGCAGCGGTTAGTAAAATAGAATTAAGTGAAATGTTTAAATCTATTTGGCCATTTGTTGGTCTCGCGTTATCTGTGTTGGTAATACTAATATTTTTCCCTTCATTTACTTTGTTTTTACCTAACTTATTTAAGTAAGCGCATATGAAATACACAAATTATCCACCTATACCTAAGCAAGATTTGCCCGATTGGGAGCTGCTTAGCAAAATTAGCATTATTGATAATAACGAGCCTCTGCAGCCGGTTAGTTTGTCGTCTAAATTAAAAATGTATCCTGCTTATTATAAGCTTCGTGTTACGTATGCTTTACCGGAGTGCTTTGTGCGTGATTCGGTACTTGATCGTTTACACATGGCAGCGGACTTGTTGCCTAGCGATTTATCGCTTGTTGTTCTAGACGGGTGGAGACCGTTCTCGGTGCAACAGTACTTATTTGATACGTTGGTAAATTTACTGAAGAAAGCAAACCCAGAAATGTCGTTGGATAAGCTGTTGTCCAAAGCAAGAACTTTAGTTTCGCCGCCCAGTGACAACCCATCAACCCCTAGCCCACACCTAACCGGGGGAGCGGTTGATGTTACCTTGTGCGATACGAATGGTCGGTTTTTGGATATGGGGACGAGCTTTGATGAAGCAAGTGATTATTCTTGGACCTTCGCACTAGAAGAGGCCGCTTTGGACGACGATTCTTCACTTATTCAAGCGCGAAATAACAGGAGAGTATTATTTAGCATCATGCAGGAGGCAGGTTTTACTAACCTAGCTAGCGAGTGGTGGCACTACGATTTTGGTGATCAGCTTTGGGCGGAAAGAACTGGCTCTAAAACTGCTTGTTTCGGTGCAACATCCGTATGCGGGATTGAACAAATGTGGAAGGATCAAATTAACTCGATAAAAAACTGATGCTTAGTACGTGGCTGAAGTGTTCAGCCACTGTGCGCATGATCAATCAATCGCCGATATGCCCTTTGAGCACCTCTACGGCAAATGCAGCGCGCTTTGATAGCGGCCATTCTGCTCGATGAATTAACCAGAGTGTTTCAACAACCGCTTCACCCCATTCCAGTACGTGTATTTGATCCTGTTTGGCAAAGGCTTGACGTGCATGACGAGGTATAACGGTGAAGCCTAATCCTCTGGATACAGGTTCTAAAATAAGGCTAATTTGGTTAATAAATCCATGGATAGGGATGTCGTTAATATGGCCTTGGCCAGCAAATAGGCGGCTCAATAGGCGGTCAGCCATTGCCTTACCATCGGGGTGATTGATAAAGCCCAATGACTGCAAGTCTTCCCAATCTTTAATTGTATGACCGGCCGGAATAACTAACTCTAAAGGCTCTTCGCCAAAATAGTCTGCTGTGATGCGGGCATCATCCGGCTTGAGTGTGACTAATCCCAGTTCATATTGATTGGCTAATACGCTTTGAAGCACTTCTGGGTCAGGCGCAAAACGATGACGAATAGATAAGTTAGGGTGGTTGGTTTGCAAATCCAGTAAAGCAGGGTAAAGCGCTAAGCCAACACTACCGGGGGTTATCAGGCTAATTTCGCCGGCCGTTTTATCTGCACCTGACAAGTTGAGTTTTAAGCGCTTGTCAGCCTGCTTTACTTCATTGCAGTAGGCTAATAGAGAGAGTCCGGCCGGTGTTAGCTCAACGCTCCTTGGTCTTCGAATTAACAAAGGCCCAAGCTCATCTTCCAAGCGGCGAATATGTTGGCTCACGGCGGCTTGGGTAATATCTAAGTGTTCAGCTGTACGAGTAAAATTGCCTAGCTCAGCCAAAACCGAAAAAGATCGTAACCATTGTGGGTTTGTCATAACAATATCTTATCAGAGTGATTAGTTACATGCGCTAAATTTTATACCTAGGGTTCTTTATACTGAAGTTAATTCAGTGCACTCACTGGTTTTTTCGTAGAAAGTTTTTTAGGAGAGCAGTTATGACTTACCCACGTAGTTTTTCGCATATAGGCTTGTCGGTCACCGATTTAGATAAAGCTGTCGAGTTTTATACTCAAGTGATGGGCTGGTACATCATTATGGAGCCGACAACTATATCTGAAGATGACAGCCCTATTGGCGTTATGTGTACCGATGTTTTTGGTGCCGGTTGGGACCGTTTTCGTATCGCTCATTTATCGACTGGCGATCGTATAGGTGTCGAAATTTTTGAATTTAAAAATGCGCAAAAGCCAGAAAATAATTTTGAATATTGGAAAAGCAGTGTTTTCCACTTTTGTGTACAAGATCCTGATGTAGAAGGCCTTGCAGCAAAGATCGTTGAAGCAGGTGGTAAGCAGCGTATGCCGGTACGTGAGTACTTTCCTGGAGAAAAGCCTTACCGCATGGTGTACATGGAAGATCCATTTGGCAATATCATCGAAATTTATAGCCATAGCTATGAGTTGACCTACTCAGCGGGTGCATATCAGTAATCACCGTACAGATTGCTGCTGGTATCAATATGGCAGCTCTGAAGTTCATCTCAGAGCTGCTAAGCTTTTAGTGCTTTTTGGTAACCACTTCGCCCCACAGTTCTTCTATCCGGCTATCACGGCCGCAACTTGAGCGGTAGTAATTGTAACGGATTGGGTTCTTGGTGTAGTAGCTTTGGTGGTAATCTTCTGCTAGGTAAAAAGTGCTGGCGGCTATGATGGGCGTGACAATAGTCGCGTCAAAAGGTTTGGTTTGTTCCACGTTTTTTAAGGATGCTTCAAAGACCGCTTTTTGCTCGTCGTTTTGATAGAACATAGCTGTGAGGTAAGGTGTACCTTTATCACAAAATTGTCCTTTATCGTCGGTTGGGTCGATCGTTTTCCAGTAGTAATTGGCTAATGTTTCGAGTGATACCTTTTCATCATCGAACGTAATTTCTACTGCTTCATAATGTCCTGTTTTTCCTGATGACACTTGTTTGTAGGTGGGATTTTCTTGATGGCCGCCAGTGTATCCGGATACAACGTCAATAACCCCATCTATTTTCTCGAAATCAGATTCAACGCACCAAAAGCAACCACCAGCCACAATCATGGTTTGCGTAGCGGCTTGGCTAGAGAGCGCGCTTGTTAATATGAGAGACCCTATTGCACTGCCTAGCAGCGTTTTCATTTTATTCATAGCTTTCGCCTACCGATGAATGAGAGTAAAAGTTTGGTGTTTGCATCTACATTAAGTCATTCGAGCTATTTTGGCGAAGTAAGTTCACACTACGCGTTCATACGAGCCTAAATAGAGCAGTATTGCTTGGCGGCTCGTATGATTACGTCGAACGTTATAAAACTGAAATACCTCCTCCAAAGGCTTTATAGATATTTACTAGCCGTGTAAAAGTTTGTTTTTCTAGCTGCGCTTGTTGATCGCGGCTACGTAAGAGTTCGCGTTCGGCATCCAGTAAATCAAGAAATTCGCCGCTACCTGCGTTATAGCGCTGCCGTGCTATGTGTACAGCTTTTTGGCTAGCCGCTCGCTGTTGCTCCGTTGTGAGTTCTTGTTGGCGGCTCAGGTTGTAGCTTTTTAGCGATAGCGACATGTCATTGAGTGCAGAGAATACGCTTTGCTCAAAGTCGGCTAACGCCATTTGAGAGCTTGCTTTTGCCGAGTTGATTCGTGCCCTCACTGAGCCCCAATCAGCAACTTGCCAACTAAGAGTTGGTGCTACAGACCAACTTTGCGAGTCGCTGTTGACTGCAAAGCCTGGGCTAGATAAAAAACCTAAAAAACCGCTTATCGAAAGGTTGGGATACAAATCGGCGGTCGCCACGCCAATTTGTGCGGTACTGGCGGCCAATGCGCGTTCGCTGCTGGCAACATCGGCCCGATAACGCAAATAATTTTCACCCTTTACGATAGCAACCGGCTTTGATAGCTGCGGTAAATTGCTAACATCCCCTTGTGATAGCACACTGTCTGCTAGCTCTCCTGGCGTTGCTGCCAATAGAGATGATAGTGCCGCATCGGCGGTGGCCAATTGGCTTTGGTAGGCGGGTACACTGGCTTTGACTTCATATAACTGGGCATCCATTCGGGCGAGTTCCAGCTCGGAGGCCATACCAGCGTTTAACCTTGCCAGCACAATAGCGCGACTTTGTTCAAGGTTATTGACGTTTTCTTGTGCGACTTGCAAACGCAGTTGCGCACCACGGTAGTCTCCATAACTCGCAGCCACTTGGCTGATGATTTGCAGTTGTGCGTCGTGCCACAAAATATCGGCTTGCTGTGCGTTTGCTTGTGCTGCCTCACTTGCGCGACGGATTTTGCCAAATAAATCGACATCCCACGTTAAACTTGCACCGCTTTGGTAACCTCGGCTAATGATGTCGTCATCACTTGGGTCTAAGGTGCTGTTTTCGTAAGCTTGGTAGCCAGAATCTAACGTGCCGTTTGGTAAGCGGTTGTTATCTGCATCACGAAAAACAGCATATGCGCGGTCTACGTTAGCACGCGCTTGGGTGATAGTACGGTTTTCAACCAGCGCTTTCTCGATAAGCTGATTCAGTACGGGGTCATTAAATGCTTGCCACCAGTTTAGTGCCGCGCCAGCCTGTTGGTAAGGGCTATTAAACGGCACCTGTTTGACTTGCTCAGGCATTTTGTAGTCCGGTCCGACGGCACAAGCCGTCAGTGTACCGATGACTAAGGCGAGAACCGCTGCTTTTAAAGGTGCTCTCATGGCTTAAACTCCTGCCTTATGGTCTGTGTTGTGGGCAGCGACAGGTTTGGGGTCGCGTTTTGCTAGAGCGTAGTAGAACAGAGGCGTTAAAATAAGGCCGAAGATAGTGACACCAATCATGCCTGAAAACACCGCGACACCCATGGCTTGGCGCATTTCTGAGCCAGCCCCGCTTGAGTAAACCATCGGAACAACGCCCATGATGAAAGCGATAGAGGTCATCAGAATGGGACGCAAGCGTAAGCGTCCGGCTTCTAAAATAGCATCTAGCCTATTCATGCCGTGGTCTTGTAGCTCTCGTGCAAATTCAACAATGAGTATGGCGTTTTTGGTTGCCAAGCCGACGAGCACCACTAGCCCTATCTGAGTAAAGATATTGTTATCACCGCCGTATATAAGTACGCCTGTCAGAGCTGAAAGCAACGTCATTGGGATAATTAAGATGATTGCCATAGGTAAGCTCAAGCTTTCGTACTGAGCCGCCAAGACCATAAATACGAGCAAGATCACTAATGGGTAGATAAGCATACCTGCATTACCTGCCAAAATTTGTTGGTACGTGAGCTCTGTCCATTCGTATGTCATACCGTTAGGTAAGGTTTCAGCAAGGATCTTTTCAATAGCTGCCTGTGCTTCACCGCTACTAAAGCCGGGAGCTGGGCCACCGTTGAGCTCGGCAGTGGTAAAGCCGTTATAGTGCATCACTCGGTCCGGGCCTGCGGTGTTAGTGACATTGATGAATGAACCCAGTGGGATCATCTCGCCATTTTGGTTACGAACTTTTAATTGGTTAATCTGCTCAGGAGTTTGCCTAAATTGCTCATCCGCTTGCACATTAACCTGGTAGGTACGCCCAAATTGGTTGAAGTCATTGACATACACAGAGCCCATATAAGCTTGCAGGGTTTCAAATAGTTCGTTTAATGAGACGGACTGCTGTTTAGCCTTAGTACGGTCAATATCCAAGTCAAGTTGTGGCACGTTAACTTGATAGCTTGAGAATACGCCGGTCAGTTCAGGGGTAGCCCATGCTTTTTGCATGACTTGCATAGTGACCTTGTACAACTCGTTATAGCCGTAATTTGCCCGGTCTTGTATCTGTAGGCGAAATCCGCCAATGGTGCCCAAACCCATGACCGGGGGTGGCGGGAAAATGGCAATAAACGCATCTTCTATGCCCGCAAACTTTTGATTAAGTGCTCCGGCAATGGCTTGTGCAGACATTGATGGGTCGGTTCGTTCATCAAAATCAGTTAACGCAGTGAAGACGACACCGCTGTTAGGGCTATTTGTAAAGCCGTTAATGCTTAAGCCGGGGAAGGCAACAGAATGTGAAATGCCGGGGTGCTCTAAAGCAATGCGCGACATTTCTTTGATGACTGCATCGGTGCGATCCAATGAGGCTGCATCAGGTAATTGAGCAAAGGCAATTAGGTACTGTTTATCTTGACCCGGCACATAACCTGTTGGGGTGGTATTGAACTGATAACCGGTCAAGCTAACTAGCCCGATGTAAAGCAAGGCAACGACGGCGCCAAAACGAATAACCTTTTTAATCATCCAGCCGTAGCCGTGTGATAATTTAGTAAAAAATAAGTTAAACGGCTTGAACAACCAAGCACCAAATAAGGTGTCCATTGCGCGTGTTAGCCAATCTTTTTTCTCGTGTTGTCCCTTCAATAACAAGGCAGACAAGGCAGGGCTAAGCGTGAGTGAATTGATAGCAGAAATGAACGTAGAGATAGTAATGGTCAACGCAAATTGTTTATAAAACTGACCCGTTAAACCTGACATGAAAGCAGTTGGAATAAAAACGGCTGCCAATACTAAGGTTGTCGCAACGATTGGCCCTGTGACCTCTTTCATTGCTTTTTGGGTGGCGGCGATAGGCGTTAAACCTTCTTCAATGTTCCGCTCTACGTTCTCAACGACTACGATGGCATCATCCACCACGATACCAATCGCGAGTACTAAGCCGAATAAGGATAGGGCGTTTAGAGAGAACCCAAGTAAGTGCATAAACGCAAAGGTGCCGACCAAAGATACAGGTACAGCAACTAACGGGATGATTGATGCGCGCCATGTCTGCAGGAAGAGAACGACAACGATAACAACCAGTATGATGGCTTCGAGTAGGGTTTTGACTACGGCTTCAATTGAACCGCGTACGAAAACGGTTGGATCGTAAACAATGTCGTAGCTCAAGCCTTGTGGGAAGGTCTGGGACAGCTCCGCCATTTTAGCGCGCACATCATCCGAGATTTGAATAGCGTTAGAGCCGGATGCTTGAAAGATTGGAATAGCAACGGCTTCTTTGTTATCCAATAATGAGCGCAGCGCATAGGTGGACGAGCCTAACTCAACACGGGCAATATCTTTTAAACGAGTGACCTGACCTTGAGCACCGACATTTACAATAATGTCTTCGAACTCTTCAATTTTAGCTAACCGTCCTTTCACGTTAATCAGAAGTTGGAAGTCAGCATCACCACTGGGTTGTGAGCCTAAGCTACCGGCAGCGGCTTGTTGGTTTTGCTCTCGAATAGCGGCAACCACTTCTGAAGGAGACAAACCTAATGCCGCCACCTTATTTGGATCTAGCCACACTCGCATGCTGTACTCACCAGCACCAAATAAACGGACTGCACCTACGCCTTCGATACGTGCTAGTTCATCCTTTACATTGAGCGAGGCATAGTTAGACAAGTAGAGCATGTCGTAGCGGTTATCGGGTGAGGTGAGATGCACCACCATTGTTAGGTCGGGTGATGACTTTTCAGTCACCACACCTAAGCGCTGAACCTCTTGAGGTAAACGAGGTTTAGCGCGTTCGACGCGGCTTTGCACTTGGGTTTGTGCTAAGTCGACATCGGTGCCGATCGCGAACGTGATGGTGAGCGTCATGCGTCCATCAGAGGTTGCTTGTGAAGACATGTACAACATATCTTCAACGCCATTGATCTCCTGTTCCAGTGGCGATGCGACGGTTTCAGCAATAACTTTGGGATTTGCGCCTGGATAGTTGGCGGTAACGACAACCGTAGGCGGAACAACTTCTGGATATTCGGTGATGGGCAATTGCCACACAGAAATAGCACCACCGATGAAAAACAGCAGTGACAGCACGGCGGCAAATATCGGGCGCTTGATAAAAAACTGGGATAACATAGTGGCTCCTTACTGAACCTTAAGCCTATTAAAAAAACGATGTACTAATCGTTTAGTGCTCAACCGCGGTTGTCAGTGACGCTTGCTGCACTGCTAAGTGCCGCACTCGCTTTGTCCAGGGTTTGTTGTTCGGCGTGTAAGGCGGCGAGGGTTTCATCGCTAGCCATCGCAACTGGGTTAGGCTTGATTTGCATAGCTGGGCGCACGCGTTGCAAACCATTTACTACAATGACATCCTCAGGCGCTAATCCCTGAGTCACGATGCGTAAGCCGTTGATTGTTTCGCCTAGCGTAACAGGGCGGTATTCCAATGTGTTTTCGGT of Neptunomonas phycophila contains these proteins:
- a CDS encoding efflux RND transporter permease subunit, with translation MLSQFFIKRPIFAAVLSLLFFIGGAISVWQLPITEYPEVVPPTVVVTANYPGANPKVIAETVASPLEQEINGVEDMLYMSSQATSDGRMTLTITFAIGTDVDLAQTQVQSRVERAKPRLPQEVQRLGVVTEKSSPDLTMVVHLTSPDNRYDMLYLSNYASLNVKDELARIEGVGAVRLFGAGEYSMRVWLDPNKVAALGLSPSEVVAAIREQNQQAAAGSLGSQPSGDADFQLLINVKGRLAKIEEFEDIIVNVGAQGQVTRLKDIARVELGSSTYALRSLLDNKEAVAIPIFQASGSNAIQISDDVRAKMAELSQTFPQGLSYDIVYDPTVFVRGSIEAVVKTLLEAIILVVIVVVLFLQTWRASIIPLVAVPVSLVGTFAFMHLLGFSLNALSLFGLVLAIGIVVDDAIVVVENVERNIEEGLTPIAATQKAMKEVTGPIVATTLVLAAVFIPTAFMSGLTGQFYKQFALTITISTFISAINSLTLSPALSALLLKGQHEKKDWLTRAMDTLFGAWLFKPFNLFFTKLSHGYGWMIKKVIRFGAVVALLYIGLVSLTGYQFNTTPTGYVPGQDKQYLIAFAQLPDAASLDRTDAVIKEMSRIALEHPGISHSVAFPGLSINGFTNSPNSGVVFTALTDFDERTDPSMSAQAIAGALNQKFAGIEDAFIAIFPPPPVMGLGTIGGFRLQIQDRANYGYNELYKVTMQVMQKAWATPELTGVFSSYQVNVPQLDLDIDRTKAKQQSVSLNELFETLQAYMGSVYVNDFNQFGRTYQVNVQADEQFRQTPEQINQLKVRNQNGEMIPLGSFINVTNTAGPDRVMHYNGFTTAELNGGPAPGFSSGEAQAAIEKILAETLPNGMTYEWTELTYQQILAGNAGMLIYPLVILLVFMVLAAQYESLSLPMAIILIIPMTLLSALTGVLIYGGDNNIFTQIGLVVLVGLATKNAILIVEFARELQDHGMNRLDAILEAGRLRLRPILMTSIAFIMGVVPMVYSSGAGSEMRQAMGVAVFSGMIGVTIFGLILTPLFYYALAKRDPKPVAAHNTDHKAGV